In Plasmodium chabaudi chabaudi strain AS genome assembly, chromosome: 10, a single genomic region encodes these proteins:
- a CDS encoding FANCJ-like helicase, putative produces the protein MENKINKKYKIVKNDDVNHRYTINDVEVCFPYELYDCQYNYMLSVLNALKKKENAILESPTGTGKTLCLLCASISYLVNVLEKKGHFNESINIRENKSNVSFGFKENDNGPKKSIKADYPKIIYASRTHSQLKQVIKELKNVYFIKNNEKYKLLTTILGSRDQLCVHNISYNYKGTMLNNMCKRVRKSGECMYHNGLKHLYKYKHLFTTPMDVETLNDIGKGNNSVGQNIHFCPFYATREIQNECHVILLPYNYLFEESTRRILKLDLENCIIIIDEGHNIENVAEEAVSFKIRDSDLNLFLESIKATLSILEKVNDIDKEIQDKINVDELFMLNRSINSLITWLENERLERNDKKKIKERHKTYEGNKIFDIFENNNINISKSNFENFNNLLSNMIELLNKYINDFKLSQIDVKNVNKYIATIDNVKKAFSILFSDIVKNCIEYFQLYINEEKVLYNESNDPNKVYDHMKKFTKIKTKIAYDNQNNYTMSKTISLLCFSATASLCGIIKEKVNSIIVTSGTLSPVEPFSKQLSGSYFSFHHILENDHVIKSHQLFVGCMTHYNNQLLLSTYENRSNENYIKALGNCIFDIIACIPFGVLIFFASYSSMTETVATWKKLKIFDKINSYKTIFVEPNKAADLKDILFQYENIIKKKRKGAILMGVCRGKISEGIDFKDDCCRGVIICGLPYGNVYDSKIIFKREFLDNFKSEITESNPSGETNNDNNASKGNKWYNEEAMRSINQSIGRVIRHKDDYGAIFFLDSRFSNNQRIKEISKWVRAHFRVYRDIDQIQNDIEKFFELFKGINNLKTEQASISNSQRSVEKQNGGYGMNDSFNSMGGSEESSVMKQIGKNFQDCYIQNPKQNKHGISENKFVFNPTKKIKNQPKILSMIQNITKGKQAQNNIYVDSTNDEKQIFKAKDNEESNAKLDDAKSLISAFRGIFSKDIYTRFFELIKETKKKNDDNKYELLISNIFDLIIENCEAEKNETSSDDTIIKNAPINFHLIMSEKKIINIWELIIKLINNFFPPEQTEKCFFIIRKKFREKTNHFQELEKYVYNYRLKRIERI, from the coding sequence atggagaataaaattaataagaaGTACAAAATAGTAAAGAATGATGATGTAAATCATCGATATACTATTAATGATGTAGAAGTTTGTTTTCcatatgaattatatgattgtcaatataattatatgctaAGTGTGTTAAatgcattaaaaaaaaaagaaaatgcaaTATTAGAATCTCCTACTGGTACAGGTAAAACATTATGTTTACTTTGTGCGAGTATAAGTTATTTAGTGAAtgttttagaaaaaaaagggCATTTCAATGAAAGCATAAATATACgagaaaataaatcaaatgtTTCTTTTGGGTtcaaagaaaatgataatggacctaaaaaaagtataaaagCAGATTatccaaaaataatatatgcatctAGAACACACAGTCAATTAAAACAAGTAattaaagaattaaaaaatgtatattttataaaaaataatgaaaaatataaattattaacaacCATATTAGGTTCAAGAGATCAATTATGTGTTCATAATATTAGTTATAATTACAAAGGTACAatgttaaataatatgtgtAAGAGAGTTAGAAAAAGTGGAGAATGTATGTATCATAATGGattaaaacatttatataaatataaacatttatttaCTACCCCTATGGATGTTGAAACATTAAATGACATAGGGAAAGGAAATAATAGTGTTGGacaaaatattcatttttgcCCATTTTATGCTACTAGAGAAATTCAAAATGAATGTCATGTTATTCTACTaccatataattatttatttgaagaAAGTACAAGaagaatattaaaattagacttagaaaattgtattattataattgaCGAAGGAcataatattgaaaatgttGCAGAAGAAGCGgtatcatttaaaataagaGATTCagatttaaatttatttttagaaagTATAAAGGCTACTCTTAGTATATTAGAAAAAGTAAATGATATAGATAAAGAAATAcaagataaaataaatgttgatgaattatttatgcTGAATAGGAGTATTAATAGTTTAATTACATGGTTAGAAAATGAACGGTTAGAACgaaatgataaaaagaaaattaaagaaagacataaaacatatgaaggaaataaaatttttgatatatttgaaaataataatataaatattagtaaaagtaattttgaaaattttaataatttattatcaaatatgatcgaattattaaataaatatataaacgattttaaattatctcAAATTgatgtaaaaaatgtaaataaatatatagctaCTATAGATAATGTGAAAAAGGCATTTAGTATATTGTTTAGTGATATagttaaaaattgtatagaatattttcaattatatattaatgaagaaaaagtattatataatgaatcTAATGATCCAAATAAAGTTTATGatcatatgaaaaaatttacaaaaattaaaacaaaaattgcatatgataatcaaaataattatactaTGAGCAAAacaatatcattattatgtttttcaGCAACAGCTAGTTTATgtggaataataaaagagaaGGTAAATTCTATAATTGTAACATCAGGCACATTATCTCCAGTTGAACCATTTTCAAAACAATTAAGTGGAAgctatttttcatttcatcACATATTGGAAAATGATCATGTTATTAAATCACATCAATTATTTGTTGGTTGTATGACtcattataataatcaattattattgtctacttatgaaaatagatctaatgaaaattatataaaagcTTTAGGCAATTGtatatttgatataattGCTTGTATACCTTTTGGTGtcctaatattttttgcatcTTACAGTTCTATGACTGAAACTGTTGCAACttggaaaaaattaaaaatttttgataaaataaattcatataaaacaatatttgtTGAACCCAATAAAGCAGCTGatttaaaagatatattatttcaatatgaaaatataataaaaaaaaaaagaaaaggcGCTATACTTATGGGAGTATGTAGAGGAAAAATATCAGAAGGAATTGATTTTAAAGATGATTGCTGTAGGGGTGTTATAATTTGTGGATTACCTTATGGTAATGTCTATGAtagtaaaattatatttaaaagagAATTTTTAGACAATTTTAAATCCGAAATAACGGAATCAAATCCATCTGGTGAAACAAATAACGATAATAATGCATCTAAAGGAAATAAATGGTATAATGAAGAAGCTATGAGATCAATTAATCAGTCTATTGGTAGAGTTATTAGGCATAAAGATGACTATGgagcaatattttttcttgaTTCTCGATTTTCGAATAATCAAAGAATTAAAGAAATCTCTAAATGGGTTAGAGCCCATTTTCGAGTATATAGAGATATTGATCAAATACAAAAtgatattgaaaaattttttgaGCTTTTTAAAGGTATAAACAATTTGAAAACAGAGCAAGCAAGTATTAGTAATTCTCAAAGATCTGttgaaaaacaaaatggaGGTTATGGAATGAATGACAGTTTTAACAGCATGGGTGGAAGTGAAGAAAGTAGTGTTATGAAAcaaattggaaaaaattttcaagattgttatatacaaaatccTAAACAAAACAAACACGGAATttcagaaaataaattcgtTTTTAACcccacaaaaaaaattaaaaatcaaCCTAAAATACTTAGTAtgatacaaaatataacaaaaggAAAACAAgcacaaaataatatatacgtaGATAGTacaaatgatgaaaaacaaatttttaaagcaAAAGACAATGAAGAAAGTAATGCTAAGCTGGATGATGCAAAGTCATTGATATCAGCTTTTAGaggaatattttcaaaagatatatatactagattttttgaattaataaaagaaaccaaaaaaaaaaatgatgataataaatacgAATTACTAATAAGTAACATTTTCGATCTAATTATCGAAAATTGTGAagcagaaaaaaatgaaacttCCAGCGATGatacaattataaaaaatgcaccAATCAATTTTCATCTTATTAtgtcagaaaaaaaaataataaatatttgggaacttattattaaacttattaataattttttccctCCAGAACAAACAGAGAAATGCTTCTTCATTATTAGGAAGAAGTTTAGAGAAAAGACAAACCATTTTCAGGAGTTGGAAAAGTATGTATATAACTATAGGCTCAAAAGAATTGAACGAATATAA